The Microbacterium sp. LWO12-1.2 genome includes a window with the following:
- the infC gene encoding translation initiation factor IF-3, whose protein sequence is MSDPRTNERIRVPEVRLVGPAGEQIGVVRIEAALRLAQEADLDLVEVAPNSKPPVVKIMDYGKFKYEAAQKEKEARRNQANTILKEVRFRLKIEAHDYTTKLKRAEGFLKAGDKVKAMILFRGREQSRPEQGVRLLRKFAEDVAEFGTVESNPTIDGRNMVMVVAPLKSKSEAKQEQNAVRDAQRAANKQAARDAKSESDVPAEAPAE, encoded by the coding sequence ATCAGCGATCCCCGCACCAATGAGCGCATCCGCGTCCCCGAGGTCCGCCTCGTCGGCCCCGCGGGTGAGCAGATCGGCGTCGTCCGCATCGAGGCGGCGCTGCGCCTTGCGCAGGAAGCCGACCTCGACCTCGTAGAGGTCGCCCCCAACTCGAAGCCGCCCGTGGTCAAGATCATGGATTACGGCAAGTTCAAGTACGAGGCCGCCCAGAAGGAAAAGGAAGCGCGTCGCAACCAGGCGAACACGATCCTCAAAGAGGTCCGTTTCCGTCTGAAGATCGAGGCGCACGACTACACGACCAAGCTCAAGCGCGCCGAGGGCTTCCTCAAGGCCGGCGACAAGGTCAAGGCCATGATCCTGTTCCGCGGTCGTGAGCAGTCGCGTCCAGAGCAGGGTGTTCGTCTGCTGCGCAAGTTCGCCGAGGACGTCGCCGAGTTCGGAACCGTCGAGTCGAACCCGACCATCGACGGCCGCAACATGGTCATGGTCGTGGCTCCGCTGAAGAGCAAGTCCGAGGCCAAGCAGGAGCAGAACGCCGTGCGTGACGCACAGCGCGCTGCGAACAAGCAGGCTGCCCGTGACGCCAAGAGCGAGTCGGATGTTCCGGCTGAGGCTCCCGCGGAGTAA
- a CDS encoding DUF1844 domain-containing protein — MTTQGHEADREREERWARQEEAAASATRDIADVPAVEVITTAAVHLMSAAAVKLGLADEPDAAAQLDLDEARKLINALAGLITAGAPEISDMHARSLRDGLRSLQLAFREASVIPDPIGKGPGEKWTGPVN, encoded by the coding sequence GTGACGACTCAGGGCCACGAGGCAGACCGCGAGCGGGAAGAGCGCTGGGCACGGCAGGAGGAAGCAGCGGCATCCGCCACCCGTGACATCGCCGATGTTCCGGCCGTCGAGGTGATCACCACCGCCGCCGTGCACCTCATGAGTGCCGCAGCCGTGAAGCTCGGCCTCGCCGACGAACCCGATGCGGCGGCGCAGCTCGACCTCGATGAGGCGCGCAAGCTCATCAACGCGCTTGCCGGCCTCATCACCGCCGGTGCTCCGGAGATCAGCGACATGCACGCGCGGTCGCTGCGCGATGGCCTGCGGTCCCTGCAGCTCGCTTTCCGCGAAGCCTCTGTCATCCCCGACCCGATCGGCAAGGGTCCGGGCGAGAAGTGGACCGGGCCGGTCAACTAG
- a CDS encoding SseB family protein codes for MSQGTDDACGHGDHGHAAANRGDSAGVPWEGRSFESNPHAEDDGSADPALLAALLRFRAGEGSQVEVVDAFRSARVLIPLIAEKGEEGIAPSGLAVDKTQELSIVTVAAPDGRRVQPVFSSVEAMQKWDPAARPIPVEALRAALAASAEDTDLIVLDPTSDTEFVFRRPAVWAIAQGHTWEPSFLSAEVYTALQESVAHELAVIDVAVASGDPDARLRGPELVVILELVDGLEREVLDAVLSRLAQRWAADDRIAVLADSLTVKLRRSA; via the coding sequence ATGTCGCAGGGGACTGACGACGCCTGCGGTCACGGTGACCACGGGCACGCTGCCGCGAACCGCGGGGACTCCGCGGGCGTCCCCTGGGAGGGGCGCAGCTTCGAGTCGAACCCGCATGCGGAGGATGACGGCTCCGCCGACCCCGCACTGCTCGCCGCCCTCCTGCGCTTCCGTGCAGGCGAGGGCAGTCAGGTCGAGGTCGTCGATGCCTTCCGTTCCGCACGGGTGCTGATCCCGCTGATCGCCGAGAAGGGCGAGGAGGGCATCGCGCCGAGCGGTCTGGCTGTCGACAAGACGCAGGAACTGTCGATCGTGACCGTCGCAGCCCCGGACGGGCGTCGCGTGCAGCCGGTGTTCTCCTCCGTCGAGGCGATGCAGAAGTGGGATCCCGCGGCACGACCGATCCCGGTCGAGGCGCTTCGGGCTGCCCTGGCGGCGTCCGCGGAGGACACCGACCTCATCGTGCTCGATCCGACATCCGACACCGAGTTCGTCTTCCGGCGACCTGCGGTCTGGGCGATCGCCCAGGGGCATACCTGGGAGCCGAGCTTCCTCTCCGCCGAGGTGTACACCGCGCTCCAGGAGAGCGTCGCGCACGAGCTCGCCGTGATCGATGTGGCGGTCGCCTCGGGGGATCCGGATGCCCGCCTCCGCGGCCCCGAGCTCGTCGTGATCCTGGAACTGGTCGACGGCTTGGAGCGCGAGGTGCTCGACGCCGTGCTGTCCCGCCTGGCGCAGCGCTGGGCCGCCGATGACCGTATCGCCGTCCTGGCCGATTCGCTCACCGTCAAGCTCCGCCGCAGCGCATAG
- the priA gene encoding bifunctional 1-(5-phosphoribosyl)-5-((5-phosphoribosylamino)methylideneamino)imidazole-4-carboxamide isomerase/phosphoribosylanthranilate isomerase PriA, with translation MNDFAQSPSLTLLPAVDVAGGKAVRLTQGEAGTETNYGDPLDAAGEWVSQGAKWIHLVDLDAAFGRGSNAPILRKVIKQYRGVNIELSGGIRDDATLEAALESGATRINLGTAALENPEWAADVIGRYGEAIAVGLDVRGTTLAARGWTKEGGDLWEVLDRLEDAGCSRYVVTDVTKDGTLRGPNLELLREVASRTPKPVVASGGISNLDDIAALRELVPLGIEGAIVGKALYAGAFTLAEALDVAGD, from the coding sequence ATGAACGACTTCGCGCAGTCTCCCTCACTCACGCTTCTCCCGGCCGTCGACGTCGCCGGTGGAAAGGCCGTTCGCCTCACGCAGGGCGAGGCCGGCACCGAGACCAACTACGGCGACCCGCTGGATGCCGCAGGGGAGTGGGTGTCGCAGGGGGCGAAGTGGATCCATCTCGTCGACCTCGACGCTGCGTTCGGTCGCGGCAGCAACGCCCCCATCCTGCGCAAGGTCATCAAGCAGTACCGCGGTGTCAACATCGAGCTGTCCGGTGGCATCCGCGACGATGCGACCCTCGAAGCGGCGCTCGAGAGCGGCGCGACCCGCATCAACCTCGGAACCGCGGCTCTCGAGAACCCCGAGTGGGCCGCCGACGTGATCGGACGCTACGGCGAGGCGATCGCCGTGGGTCTCGACGTGCGAGGCACGACTCTGGCAGCACGCGGCTGGACCAAGGAGGGTGGTGACCTCTGGGAGGTCCTCGACCGCCTCGAGGACGCCGGATGCAGCCGTTACGTCGTCACCGATGTCACCAAGGACGGCACGCTGCGCGGACCGAACCTCGAACTGCTGCGCGAGGTCGCATCGCGCACCCCGAAGCCGGTCGTGGCTTCCGGGGGAATCTCGAATCTGGACGACATCGCGGCGCTGCGCGAGCTCGTGCCGCTCGGCATCGAGGGCGCGATCGTCGGCAAGGCTCTCTACGCCGGTGCGTTCACGCTGGCCGAGGCGCTGGATGTCGCAGGGGACTGA